A stretch of Henckelia pumila isolate YLH828 chromosome 4, ASM3356847v2, whole genome shotgun sequence DNA encodes these proteins:
- the LOC140863582 gene encoding protein neprosin-like, with product MDMKSRVFCWWCVYLFLVLLWGTATGSGITRRNLEVMKHLNRLNKPAFKSIESPDGDVIDCVLISQQPAFDHPFLKTHTIQMRPNYSPEGIFSETKKVGSSEEIIQMWHMNGRCPEGTIPIRRNREEDVLRASSVKRYGKKKHRSIPRPRPAAPEPDLINQNGHQHAIAYVEGDRYYGAKATINVWDPSIQQTNEFSLSQLWILGGSFASDLNSIEAGWQVSPDLYGDNNTRLFTYWTSDAYQATGCYNLLCSGFIQINSEIAMGASIFPTSNYMNNQYDISILVWKDPKEGNWWMQFGNGYVLGYWPAFLFSYLSDSASMIEWGGEVVNSASDGQHTTTQMGSGHFPEEGFGKSSYFRNIQIVDESNNLRTPKDVGIFTEQSGCYDIQLGKNGEWGSYFYYGGPGRNTHCP from the exons ATGGATATGAAATCGAGGGTCTTCTGTTGGTGGTGTGTTTACCTGTTCTTGGTACTCTTGTGGGGAACTGCTACTGGTTCGGGCATCACTCGCCGAAATCTAGAAGTTATGAAGCATCTGAATCGTTTGAACAAACCCGCTTTCAAGTCCATCGAG AGCCCAGATGGTGATGTTATAGATTGTGTTCTTATTTCTCAACAACCAGCTTTTGATCATCCTTTTCTCAAAACTCACACAATTCAG ATGAGGCCTAATTATAGCCCTGAAGGCATATTTAGTGAGACCAAAAAAGTGGGGAGTTCTGAGGAAATTATTCAGATGTGGCATATGAATGGGAGGTGTCCGGAGGGAACTATCCCTATTAGAAGAAATAGGGAAGAAGATGTTCTTAGAGCAAGTTCTGTTAAAAGATATGGCAAGAAAAAGCACAGAAGTATACCCAGACCAAGGCCGGCTGCTCCAGAACCTGACCTTATAAATCAAAATGGGCATCAG CATGCCATAGCCTATGTTGAGGGAGACCGATATTATGGAGCAAAGGCAACAATTAATGTATGGGATCCCAGCATTCAGCAGACAAATGAATTTAGCTTATCCCAGTTGTGGATTCTTGGAGGTTCCTTTGCCTCAGATCTTAATAGTATCGAGGCTGGTTGGCag GTTAGCCCAGATTTATATGGTGACAACAACACAAGACTTTTTACCTATTGGACT AGTGATGCATATCAAGCCACAGGCTGCTACAACTTGCTGTGCTCTGGCTTTATTCAAATTAACAGTGAAATAGCAATGGGGGCCAGTATCTTTCCCACATCTAATTATATGAATAATCAATATGACATCAGCATACTTGTCTGGAAG GACCCCAAAGAGGGGAACTGGTGGATGCAATTCGGAAATGGCTATGTTCTAGGATACTGGCCAGCCTTCTTGTTTTCCTACTTATCGGACAGTGCTTCGATGATCGAATGGGGAGGTGAAGTAGTGAACTCAGCATCCGATGGACAACACACCACGACACAAATGGGGAGCGGCCATTTTCCCGAAGAGGGTTTCGGTAAATCAAGCTATTTCAGAAACATTCAGATAGTTGACGAATCAAACAATTTGAGGACACCTAAAGATGTTGGCATTTTCACCGAACAGTCCGGTTGCTATGATATTCAACTCGGAAAGAATGGTGAATGGGGCAGCTATTTTTACTATGGAGGGCCTGGGAGAAACACGCATTGCCCATGA